A stretch of Brassica rapa cultivar Chiifu-401-42 chromosome A08, CAAS_Brap_v3.01, whole genome shotgun sequence DNA encodes these proteins:
- the LOC103832796 gene encoding uncharacterized protein LOC103832796: MCYKKIIPLVIPPESFHENVPAAGVTVATEVVATVGRHRDGRGEKKKCVCSPSTHPRSFKCRYHHHEYQWVPSSSLHK, encoded by the coding sequence ATGTGCTACAAAAAGATTATCCCTCTTGTTATTCCACCGGAGAGCTTCCACGAAAACGTGCCGGCAGCAGGAGTGACTGTGGCAACAGAGGTGGTAGCCACCGTCGGTCGTCACCGTGACGGTCGTGGTGAAAAGAAGAAGTGTGTGTGTTCACCATCGACGCATCCAAGATCGTTCAAGTGTAGGTATCATCATCATGAATATCAATGGGTTCCTTCTTCTTCCCTCCACAAATAA